The proteins below come from a single Borrelia duttonii Ly genomic window:
- a CDS encoding DUF792 family protein yields MITQFTTDFMHQYQDAKGMKSMLDYINLTPSQITTILKETFNQLSSVFMTSNFLILCPRMDFKGQGYVPQGFFIQAKSELINMKYSTTCSKRPIIDYYTRKSTHVSYNPTFNDEIITLNNAKLVSGYSELLKWSFNVPFGKSIFPNTSNLAKQHLTNRVKESVPFSVYSPSFGFREIVAVTSLDLKDTVYLDEVEISVTLEVLKTFTKYKG; encoded by the coding sequence ATGATTACACAATTTACAACTGATTTTATGCACCAGTACCAAGATGCAAAAGGCATGAAATCAATGCTAGACTATATTAACTTAACGCCCTCTCAAATAACAACCATTTTGAAAGAAACTTTCAATCAATTATCTAGTGTGTTTATGACGTCTAATTTCTTGATTCTATGTCCGCGAATGGATTTTAAGGGCCAGGGATATGTCCCACAAGGATTTTTCATTCAAGCTAAAAGTGAACTAATCAACATGAAATATAGTACTACTTGTTCAAAACGTCCTATAATTGATTATTACACTCGTAAATCTACACATGTAAGTTATAATCCTACTTTCAACGATGAGATCATCACGCTAAATAATGCTAAATTAGTTAGTGGATATTCAGAACTACTCAAATGGTCATTCAATGTGCCTTTTGGAAAATCTATATTTCCAAATACTAGCAATTTAGCAAAACAACACTTAACTAACAGGGTAAAAGAAAGTGTGCCATTTAGTGTTTACAGCCCATCTTTTGGATTTAGAGAAATAGTTGCTGTTACTTCTCTTGATCTGAAAGATACAGTATATCTTGATGAGGTTGAAATTAGTGTAACATTAGAAGTTCTCAAAACATTTACAAAATACAAAGGATGA
- a CDS encoding DUF693 family protein, producing the protein MEPRLLKYDFKIEFYDQPKIYEIPKKENETQTEKAKEKSTPKEKPKEETKTEETKEKKKNTNEPKIVLRTTDGIHIDIQISDVYTSNNYICSKQAKLTIWNLPIDFTNNLQSGNIVTIYYKKFAEVKDYDFIMSGYLGTPMSTDYPSGDFSVQLEIHLASKSNYFHRALNPNQFQGMTVENAIKSAFPSRNIINMTYENRKRIINESFCANTPVEFIEKITKKYVQSVRTDIEPKDHTQLIREASLNATHTECNYIFTNYVPIQTETEKKEETEKNKPIQKDKNPKTETPTTDTKEEETKKDTDKDYEPLEDYLLEFIPQQEVTIGSNRNIKFIYWNAKIMYTHKLKVGDKVSFIDGTGNKIKGTISQADAVLSNIGECSLILKLYDDANFLNIKGEAK; encoded by the coding sequence ATGGAGCCTAGACTTTTGAAATATGACTTCAAGATCGAATTCTACGATCAACCTAAAATCTACGAGATACCTAAAAAAGAAAATGAAACTCAAACTGAAAAAGCTAAAGAAAAGAGCACACCTAAAGAAAAACCAAAGGAAGAAACTAAGACTGAAGAAACTAAAGAAAAGAAGAAAAATACAAACGAACCCAAAATTGTACTTCGCACTACAGATGGTATACATATAGACATTCAAATATCTGATGTATATACAAGCAATAACTATATATGTTCTAAACAAGCAAAACTAACTATTTGGAATTTGCCTATAGATTTTACTAATAATTTACAATCTGGCAATATTGTGACAATTTACTATAAAAAATTTGCAGAAGTCAAAGATTATGACTTTATCATGTCTGGGTATTTGGGTACACCTATGAGTACTGATTATCCTAGTGGTGATTTTAGTGTTCAATTGGAAATTCATTTAGCATCAAAAAGCAATTATTTTCACAGAGCACTCAACCCAAATCAATTTCAAGGCATGACAGTAGAAAATGCGATCAAATCAGCTTTTCCTAGTAGAAATATTATCAATATGACTTATGAAAACAGAAAACGCATAATAAATGAAAGTTTTTGTGCTAACACTCCTGTTGAATTCATTGAAAAGATAACTAAAAAGTATGTTCAAAGTGTTAGAACAGATATTGAACCTAAAGACCATACACAACTCATCAGAGAAGCATCTCTTAATGCTACTCATACTGAATGTAACTATATATTTACAAATTATGTACCGATACAAACAGAAACAGAGAAAAAAGAAGAAACAGAAAAAAATAAGCCTATACAAAAAGATAAAAATCCAAAAACAGAAACACCTACAACAGACACAAAAGAAGAGGAAACAAAAAAAGACACAGATAAAGACTATGAACCTCTTGAAGATTATCTTCTCGAATTCATACCACAACAAGAAGTCACTATAGGTTCAAATAGAAATATTAAGTTCATATATTGGAATGCCAAGATTATGTATACTCACAAATTAAAAGTTGGTGATAAAGTTAGTTTCATTGATGGTACTGGCAATAAAATTAAGGGCACTATTTCACAAGCTGATGCTGTATTAAGTAATATTGGTGAGTGTTCTCTTATACTCAAGCTTTACGATGATGCTAATTTTTTAAACATAAAAGGAGAAGCTAAGTAA
- a CDS encoding contractile injection system sheath initiator codes for MDIRIDNDFNLAFNSNLQLVDSIEEQKQRLFIFLKTPKGSLFYDPQWGLDYSHVVKLIKLNSVNQIKTYLFNIIQDLKIDIVNLDVKIQSNTISIVFHFPNDTLNMEVKL; via the coding sequence TTGGATATCAGAATTGACAATGATTTTAACTTAGCTTTTAATTCGAATTTACAGCTCGTTGATAGTATTGAAGAACAAAAACAACGACTATTCATCTTCTTAAAGACTCCAAAAGGTAGTCTTTTCTATGATCCTCAATGGGGTTTAGATTATTCGCACGTTGTAAAGCTTATCAAGCTGAACTCTGTGAACCAAATCAAAACTTACCTATTCAATATTATACAAGATCTCAAAATTGATATTGTAAATCTTGACGTAAAGATACAATCAAACACAATAAGCATTGTCTTTCACTTTCCAAATGACACTCTAAATATGGAGGTAAAATTATGA
- a CDS encoding DUF777 family protein: protein MHLNYDIYRMNSQMAGSALTQEEIKLWIYKNIFISTIGIIKSFNSETQEGVVLLSLYKNIEIKTRCISNMHFDLQENDEVILLQSSINLFDINDDNYFDKNYFYILRPINMQNATIKVDNFSIHTKNLMEIKNNNISLKQVLEEIVNCLHNLRVSGQATVEPSFYTYVNNIQNKINMLLK from the coding sequence ATGCATTTGAATTATGATATTTACAGAATGAACAGCCAAATGGCTGGTTCTGCGTTAACACAAGAAGAGATCAAACTATGGATTTACAAAAATATTTTCATCTCTACAATAGGAATTATCAAATCTTTCAATTCTGAAACTCAAGAAGGTGTTGTATTACTATCCCTTTACAAAAACATAGAAATTAAAACTCGATGTATATCCAATATGCATTTTGATCTACAAGAAAATGATGAGGTTATTCTTTTGCAAAGTAGTATCAATCTTTTTGATATTAATGATGATAATTATTTTGACAAAAACTATTTCTATATATTACGACCGATTAATATGCAAAATGCAACTATCAAAGTTGATAATTTTTCTATTCACACAAAAAACCTTATGGAGATCAAAAATAATAATATAAGTTTGAAACAAGTCTTAGAAGAAATAGTTAATTGTTTACACAATTTGAGAGTTTCGGGACAAGCTACAGTTGAACCTAGTTTTTACACATATGTTAACAACATACAAAACAAAATAAACATGTTGCTAAAATAG